AAATTGGTACAGCAAATGGCGGGGCGCATTAGGCTGCACTCGGAGCCTGGTGTCGGCTCGGTATTTAGTTTTACCTTAGAGCTAGACCAAGCCAGAGTGCCGTTAGCCGAGCCACTGCCATTGGCTGAGCTCAGTCAAAAAAGTGTCTTTTATCAAGAGGCCGATGAATTTAGCTACCGCGCAACTCAAGCCCTATTACGTGAATGGGGCGTCACCTTAGTAAATGAGTCGAGCTTAAGTAGTTGCCTAGATTATGTATTACTGGGCTTTAGCCCTCATGCCCTACCCAGTGAAATTGAGCAAAGCATTTCTCAATTTAAGCAACAAGGCCATAAGGTTGTGGTGTTACTTAGCTCCACTGACCCTCTATTAGCTGAGGCGCTCATTAACAGTGGCGCTGAGCTTTGTTTAACAAAACCCGTGCATTATCAAAAGCTCGCTCACGCGCTGACGCAACCTAATGTACTGTCTTTACCTTATTTATTACCTGCTACCCAAGTGGCATTACCCAGCTTAGCGGCCACTCAAAAACAAACGATGCGAGTGTTAGCCGTCGATGATAATCCCGCCAACTTAAAACTCATTAGTGCGCTATTAAGTGAGCAAGTAAGCCAAGTAGATACCTGCTCTAATGGCCAAGAAGCCCTTAATTTAGCTACCGTTAATCATTATGATGTCATTTTTATGGATATTCAGATGCCGCTGCTTGATGGCATTCAAGCAACTCAAGAAATCCGTAAAAGTAGCGGCCCCAATCGCCATACTCCCATTATTGCCGTGACCGCTCATGCCATCGCGGGCGAGAGAGAGCGCTTAATGCGCCAAGGAATAGACGACTACTTAGCAAAACCACTAGATGAGCGCATGCTGGCCGAGCTTATTCGCCGCTTTGCCCGCCCTGTGACCACACCTGACGCTAGCCATAGCCAAATAAACTGGCCACTGGCCCTTAGCCGTGCGGGTAATAAAGAACACCTTGCTAAAGAGATGTTGCGCTTATTACTTGAAACCATAGATGAATGCGAGCCTTTACTTAATAAAGCGGTAAACAGTGAGCTAGAGAGCCAAACACTCCATAGCGCTATTCATAAGCTCCATGGGGGCAGTGTTTACTGTGGTGTGCCTCAGCTACAGGCATTATTAGCACAACTTGAACAAGCACTGCTTGCCAAGCAGCCAGTCAGTGCTATAGAGCCGGAGTTACTGGAATTACTGGAGCGCTTTGCCCAAATTCGCCACCAAGCTAAGCACTATGTATAACGGCTAGGAGTAGTGAGTAGTGAGTAGTCTAGGAATTAGAGACTCGGAGCTGGTCCGAGTCTGGAGTGATTAAATGCCTTGTCGGGCATCTTGCATAAGACGCTTCATATCGCGGATGGCTTTTTCTAATCCCTCAAAGGCGGCGCGCGCAATAATGGCATGCCCAATATTAAGCTCATGCATCTCAGGAATAGCCGCTATGGGTTTTACATTATGATAATGCAAGCCATGTCCTGCGTTCACCTTAAGGCCAGCATCACTGGCGTAGGCTGCACTGGCCGCAATGCGCTTTAGCTCCGCACCTTGCTCTGCTTCATTTTGCGCATTAGCATAATGGCCGGTATGAATTTCGATATAAGGGGCGCCGGTAGCTAGAGCGGCATCAATTTGCTGGCGCTCTGCATCAATAAATAACGACACTTTGATCCCAGCTTCGCTTAAACGACGTACGGCAGCCGTTATTTTTTCTAGTTGCCCTGCCACATCTAAGCCGCCTTCAGTGGTCACCTCTTCGCGTTTCTCTGGTACTAAACAGACATAAGTGGGCTTGACTCGACAGGCGATATCTAACATTTCATCGGTCACCGCCATTTCTAAATTCATGCGTGTTTGAATGGTTTCATTTAGTATCTCTATATCCCGGTCCACAATATGGCGGCGGTCTTCACGTAAATGCACAGTAATGCCATCGGCACCCGCCAGCTCAGCAAGGGTTGCCGCATACACAGGATCCGGATAGTTAGTGCCTCGCGCATTACGCAAGGTAGCAATGTGATCGATATTAACGCCTAAAAATAATTCACTCACTGCGACTTCCTCTCTTTCCTTTGATAAAGAGCGCACGACTGCGCAAAGGCCGCCCCCCTAAATAAGGAGCCAAAGCTTGACGACTAAACTGTTTTGCAGCTAACAAGATATCACTGGAACTTAAATCTAGCTCGGCGAGAGCCAGCAGATGCTCACCTAAATAAGCGCCGCTTTGGTAGCGCTCAACCCGACTAAACCCTGCTTCTGCTTGATACTGATACCAAGCTTTGGCAACAACGCCTTCGCCGGTGTGGGCATCAACAGCAAAATCTACGCCATAGCCTAAAACATTCAGCATATAAAACTCAAAATGGCGCAAACAAGGCTCAAGGGCCTCACCGGCGGCCAATTTGTGTAAGGTGGTTTGATAAGCCTCAAACACCTCATCAAACGGGGTGTGGGCCTCTAATAGGTAATAAATAAGCTCATTAAGATACAGGCCACTGTATAACGCCGTGCGGGTAAGGCGAATCGCCGGCGCCGTGGCTTCTGCTTTAAATAAAGTTTTAAGCTCACCTTTACCACCAAAGGTGAGACTTAGAGGCACAAAGGGCTGTAATAGCCCTTTTAGGGGAGAGCGTGGCTGGCGGCTGCCTTTAGCAATTAAGCTTTGACGGCCTTGTTCTTGGGTGAACACCTCCACCAGCTGGCTGGTTTCACGATAGGGGCGGCTATGAATAACAAAGGCGGCATGGCCTTTCATTAATCTTCACCATACCCCAAGCTACGCAAAGCACGTTCATCATCGGCCCAGCCCGACTTCACTTTCACCCACAGCTCAAGAAATACTTTTTGCTCAAGTAAATTTTCTAAGTCTAACCGGGCTTCGGTGCCAATCACTTTGAGTTTTTCGCCCTTATTACCAATCACCATGCGTTTTTGACCACTGCGCTCTACTAAGATCAGGCCATTAATACACACCACGCCCTTATCATTTACTTCATAGCGCTCAATCTCTACCGTCACTGAGTAAGGTAATTCCTCCCCATAAAGCGCATAATTTTTTCACGAATAATTTCTGCAGCCATAAAGCGCGACGAGCGATCCGTGATGTAATCTTCTGGAAAATGATGAGGCGAGGGCTTTAAGCGCTGGCGCGCCAGTTTCGCGATAGTGTCGACATTGGTGCCCTTTTCCGCCGACAACGGCACTATATCAGCAAAGTCCATTAGGCTAGATAACCACTGCATATGCGGCAACAGCTCTTCTTTGGTTTCCACATTATCAATTTTATTGATTGCCAATACCACAGGGCACGTTAACCGGCGTAACTTATTGAGCACCATCTCATCATCAGGCGTCCACTTTGTGCCCTCTACCATAAAGATCGCCATTTCCACATCGCCTAATGAGCTAGAGGCGGCGCGGTTCATAAGGCGATTAATGGTGCGTTTTTCTTCAATGTGTAAACCTGGCGTATCCACATAGATAGCTTGATAAGCGCCCTCGGTATCTATGCCCATAATACGGTGGCGAGTCGTTTGCGGCTTACGGGAAGTAATACTGACCTTTTGCCCTAACAGCTGATTAAGCAAGGTCGACTTACCCACATTAGGG
This genomic window from Oceanisphaera avium contains:
- the recO gene encoding DNA repair protein RecO, producing MKGHAAFVIHSRPYRETSQLVEVFTQEQGRQSLIAKGSRQPRSPLKGLLQPFVPLSLTFGGKGELKTLFKAEATAPAIRLTRTALYSGLYLNELIYYLLEAHTPFDEVFEAYQTTLHKLAAGEALEPCLRHFEFYMLNVLGYGVDFAVDAHTGEGVVAKAWYQYQAEAGFSRVERYQSGAYLGEHLLALAELDLSSSDILLAAKQFSRQALAPYLGGRPLRSRALFIKGKRGSRSE
- the pdxJ gene encoding pyridoxine 5'-phosphate synthase, producing the protein MSELFLGVNIDHIATLRNARGTNYPDPVYAATLAELAGADGITVHLREDRRHIVDRDIEILNETIQTRMNLEMAVTDEMLDIACRVKPTYVCLVPEKREEVTTEGGLDVAGQLEKITAAVRRLSEAGIKVSLFIDAERQQIDAALATGAPYIEIHTGHYANAQNEAEQGAELKRIAASAAYASDAGLKVNAGHGLHYHNVKPIAAIPEMHELNIGHAIIARAAFEGLEKAIRDMKRLMQDARQGI